Proteins found in one Bremerella volcania genomic segment:
- a CDS encoding leucine-rich repeat domain-containing protein: protein MRRGAFSLFIVATVLTTVSSLPAQAPVAFPPVPIDVGGPMDPEVERIVATLEQSGCLFGYGASLSDEIVNWPEYGCIRVDGAKMQDDHWELLLQLPSVKLLSLHNTPPAGNVRNCLRQMSQLAELQLHNSLDDGGMSTIAELPGLQAIRIAETKISDHGIWYLEELQNLKHVELEQLPVTNQSFHYLKQLPRLSTLTVTEADLSGPWYLKNEDFPSLGKLSLQGEKITDEVAQQVSQMQSLVEVHFDRTNLTMSGLAQLAGMPNIEQISAKNSTLEDAPCPMARPAAKLQSLDLSSTRAGDQFLGSVTNFPCLAELDLSGAKVTDAGVSNLRCLKSLETLRLNDTQITSSGLESIQSLPSLREIHLHGTKLNGDVLDHLTAVKTLEWIDLSNTNVSGEKLSKLAELPNLRGVALFNTPINASDLPYLRKLSHVDEVYVDGSQLTVAEQQQLREFYATAKTRLSR, encoded by the coding sequence ATGCGGCGCGGGGCATTCTCACTATTTATTGTCGCGACAGTTCTGACCACCGTTAGCAGTTTACCTGCCCAGGCCCCTGTTGCTTTCCCACCGGTGCCCATTGATGTCGGCGGGCCGATGGACCCGGAAGTCGAACGCATTGTTGCCACGCTGGAACAAAGCGGCTGTTTGTTCGGCTATGGTGCTTCCCTTTCCGACGAAATCGTCAACTGGCCTGAATACGGCTGCATCCGTGTGGATGGGGCTAAAATGCAAGACGACCACTGGGAATTGCTTCTGCAGCTTCCCTCGGTGAAACTTCTTTCCCTGCACAACACGCCACCAGCAGGCAACGTGCGAAATTGTTTGCGACAGATGTCGCAGCTGGCCGAGCTTCAGCTGCATAACAGTCTCGATGACGGCGGCATGTCGACCATCGCCGAACTGCCCGGCCTGCAAGCGATTCGCATTGCCGAAACGAAGATCTCGGACCACGGCATCTGGTACCTCGAAGAGTTGCAAAACCTGAAGCACGTCGAGCTTGAGCAGTTACCGGTAACCAACCAGAGCTTCCACTACCTGAAGCAGCTGCCTCGGCTCAGTACCCTGACCGTCACCGAAGCCGACCTGAGTGGGCCTTGGTATCTGAAGAACGAAGACTTCCCGAGTCTCGGTAAATTGTCCCTCCAAGGGGAGAAGATCACCGACGAGGTGGCCCAACAGGTTTCGCAGATGCAGAGTCTGGTCGAAGTTCACTTCGATCGGACCAACCTCACCATGAGCGGGCTGGCACAACTGGCAGGCATGCCGAACATCGAGCAGATTTCAGCCAAGAATTCGACCTTGGAAGATGCCCCGTGCCCGATGGCGCGACCTGCGGCCAAGCTTCAATCACTGGACCTCAGCAGCACCAGGGCCGGGGATCAGTTCCTTGGCTCGGTGACCAACTTCCCCTGCCTGGCCGAGTTGGACCTATCAGGCGCGAAAGTTACCGACGCTGGCGTCTCGAACTTGCGCTGCTTGAAGTCGCTCGAAACGCTAAGGCTCAACGACACGCAGATCACCAGCAGCGGACTGGAATCGATCCAAAGTCTTCCGAGTCTTCGCGAGATCCACTTGCACGGGACGAAACTCAACGGCGACGTCCTCGACCACCTGACCGCCGTGAAGACGCTGGAATGGATCGACCTGAGCAATACCAACGTCAGTGGTGAGAAGCTCTCGAAGCTGGCCGAGCTGCCAAACTTGCGTGGGGTGGCTTTGTTCAACACACCGATCAACGCCAGTGACCTCCCTTACCTGCGAAAGCTTTCGCACGTGGACGAAGTCTACGTCGACGGGAGCCAGCTGACGGTCGCCGAGCAGCAGCAGCTTCGCGAATTCTACGCGACCGCGAAGACACGATTGTCGCGATAA
- a CDS encoding leucine-rich repeat domain-containing protein: MNLWPNASRKFILALSLAVLTIGVSSTRADDRDYESPEIRKAIQMLEKNGAHVQFYQNYDDQTSYYVNLYATKANPENLQALLVLPKIERLWLGANFELSPLTWNTITQLGELQHLHVFGSPTDADLMQIAQLSNLISLQLGGNNFSPAGLWYLEELTQLEQLTLKIDGNCEPYFAYLARLPNLNQLSIYDPNSKDVSLKGIENFPALRTLSVNFGHIPGSALKTIPQIATLKALTLTNVSFSANDMEIFRKLKQLEHLNLHHCEFPSDNFTALSGLENVQHMTISHSNLIDDAMTTLGSLPSLNYLYLNLTPITDTGLKNLKDAKGLETLHLRSTDVTQEGVDWLSAELPNLRVIAPLNN, translated from the coding sequence ATGAACCTTTGGCCGAACGCTTCTCGTAAGTTCATCCTGGCGTTATCCCTGGCAGTGCTGACGATCGGCGTTTCTTCCACCCGAGCCGATGATCGGGATTACGAGTCTCCCGAGATCCGTAAAGCCATCCAAATGCTGGAAAAGAACGGGGCTCACGTTCAATTCTATCAGAACTACGACGATCAAACTTCCTACTACGTCAACCTTTACGCGACCAAGGCCAACCCCGAAAATCTGCAGGCCCTGTTGGTTCTGCCCAAGATCGAACGTCTTTGGCTGGGAGCTAATTTTGAGTTGAGCCCGCTGACCTGGAACACGATCACGCAGTTGGGCGAGCTTCAGCATTTGCACGTGTTCGGCAGCCCAACCGATGCCGATCTGATGCAGATCGCCCAACTGTCGAATCTCATTTCGCTGCAATTGGGGGGCAACAACTTTTCGCCGGCCGGCCTGTGGTATCTGGAAGAGCTGACGCAGTTGGAACAGTTGACGCTGAAAATCGACGGAAACTGTGAGCCGTACTTCGCTTACCTCGCCCGGTTGCCGAACCTGAATCAGCTTTCGATCTACGATCCCAACTCGAAGGACGTCTCGCTGAAAGGGATCGAGAACTTCCCAGCACTGCGAACGTTGTCGGTTAATTTCGGGCACATTCCTGGTAGTGCCCTCAAGACGATTCCGCAGATTGCCACCCTCAAGGCGCTCACGCTGACCAATGTTTCGTTCAGTGCGAACGACATGGAGATCTTCCGTAAGCTCAAGCAGTTAGAGCACTTGAATCTTCACCACTGCGAATTCCCATCCGACAACTTCACGGCCCTATCGGGGCTGGAAAATGTCCAGCACATGACCATTTCGCATTCCAATTTGATCGATGACGCGATGACGACGCTCGGTAGCCTGCCGTCGCTCAATTATCTGTATCTCAACCTGACCCCCATCACCGACACCGGTCTAAAGAATCTGAAAGACGCCAAGGGATTGGAAACGCTTCATTTGCGAAGCACGGACGTGACTCAAGAGGGAGTCGATTGGCTCTCGGCGGAACTTCCCAATCTTCGCGTTATTGCCCCGCTCAACAATTGA
- a CDS encoding UxaA family hydrolase, with the protein MLDEKISRSLVMLDSFDNVAVARVPISAGTSLKCPEGEFSAADSIPAGHKIAVISIAKGASVYKYGQIIGQATADIAPGEHVHSHNLAMVEVHADYAPCSQIPEPPTPIEDKTFQGYVRGNDKVGTRNYLAVISTVNCSASVAKFIAQRFPAEELAKYPNVDGVIAMKHEAGCGMQFGSDAHHTLNRLMAGIANHPNVGGFLLVGLGCETGAMGYLLQQQNLIQIEGVSGPNGPGPLVLSMQDEGGTLKTVEAGIAQVAQMLPQVNAIERQTVSARHLSVGLECGGSDGNSGVTANPALGIASDRIVACGGTAILSETSEVYGAEHLLTRRAVSPEVAAKLIERIDWWKNYVAMFGAQLDNNPSPGNKAGGLTTIAEKSLGAVAKAGSTALVDVYRYAEPVTAKGLVFMDTPGYDPASVTGMVAGGANVVCFTTGRGSCFGCKPTPSIKIATNTPMYERMSADMDVNAGTVLEGESIVSAGERIFDEILEVASGKKTKSEQQGIGDEEFVPWLVGPTL; encoded by the coding sequence ATGCTTGACGAGAAAATTTCCCGATCACTCGTCATGCTGGACTCTTTCGACAACGTGGCTGTCGCCCGAGTACCCATTTCGGCCGGGACCTCCCTGAAATGCCCGGAAGGGGAGTTTTCAGCCGCAGATTCGATACCAGCCGGTCATAAGATCGCCGTCATCTCCATTGCCAAGGGAGCGTCGGTCTATAAGTACGGCCAGATCATCGGCCAGGCCACCGCCGATATCGCCCCGGGGGAGCACGTCCATTCCCACAACCTGGCCATGGTCGAAGTCCATGCCGACTATGCCCCGTGTTCTCAAATCCCAGAGCCTCCGACGCCGATCGAAGATAAGACGTTCCAGGGATACGTCCGTGGCAACGACAAAGTCGGGACGCGAAATTACCTGGCCGTGATCAGCACGGTGAACTGTTCGGCGAGCGTCGCCAAGTTCATCGCCCAGCGGTTTCCTGCGGAGGAACTTGCCAAGTACCCCAACGTCGACGGCGTCATTGCGATGAAGCACGAAGCGGGCTGCGGCATGCAGTTCGGTAGCGACGCGCATCATACGCTGAACCGCTTGATGGCCGGCATCGCCAATCACCCCAACGTCGGCGGCTTTCTACTGGTGGGGCTGGGCTGCGAGACCGGTGCGATGGGATATCTGCTTCAGCAGCAGAACCTCATTCAGATTGAAGGCGTAAGCGGACCCAACGGGCCGGGGCCACTCGTCCTTTCGATGCAAGACGAAGGAGGCACGCTAAAGACCGTTGAAGCGGGGATCGCTCAGGTCGCCCAGATGCTTCCCCAGGTGAATGCCATCGAGCGGCAGACCGTCTCGGCGCGGCATCTTTCGGTTGGTCTCGAGTGCGGCGGTAGTGACGGCAACTCGGGTGTGACGGCCAATCCTGCGCTAGGCATCGCCAGCGACCGTATCGTGGCGTGCGGCGGAACGGCGATCCTGAGTGAAACCTCCGAGGTGTACGGCGCCGAGCATTTGCTGACGCGGCGGGCCGTTTCTCCGGAAGTCGCCGCGAAGCTGATCGAGCGGATCGACTGGTGGAAGAACTATGTCGCCATGTTTGGCGCGCAGCTGGACAACAATCCTTCCCCAGGCAATAAGGCCGGCGGGCTGACCACCATCGCCGAGAAGTCACTCGGCGCCGTGGCCAAGGCGGGCAGCACCGCCCTGGTCGACGTCTACCGCTATGCCGAGCCGGTCACGGCCAAAGGGTTGGTCTTCATGGATACGCCTGGCTACGATCCGGCGAGCGTCACCGGCATGGTCGCAGGCGGGGCGAACGTCGTTTGCTTCACGACAGGGCGGGGGAGCTGTTTCGGCTGCAAGCCAACCCCTTCGATCAAGATCGCCACCAACACCCCGATGTACGAGCGAATGAGCGCCGACATGGACGTGAACGCCGGGACCGTGCTGGAAGGGGAATCGATCGTTTCGGCTGGCGAGCGGATCTTCGACGAGATCCTGGAAGTGGCCAGCGGCAAGAAGACCAAGAGCGAGCAGCAGGGGATCGGCGACGAGGAATTCGTCCCGTGGCTGGTCGGGCCGACCCTTTAA
- a CDS encoding bactofilin family protein — MRSILFLILAGVLSFALVDSALAAEFLSGQEVTIASDETWDGDVYIFAQSATVEGTIKGDLVVYAQRLHISGTVEGGVIAAAQEILLEGTYGRSSRIACQAAKVASGTEMKRDLVAACYSLEIDKGATIDGDLIYAGFQAMLGGTIQEDVWAAVNRAEVSGKIGRELSITTDSNHQQGPPPNQYWQDMKLVVIPMVSPGLTIHEDATIGGKLTYHSPTEVTIDDGAKVTGPIEWIEPEKPAPRDPQDKTDYFWNQLKRYVTLLVMGILMVVCCPATCGGAVDQIVQRPIVSFLAGVLAVPLSIIALGVVAGLILLVPMAFGWLTLDGLAVAGALIAVFGMVLYVGSLGYFFVFGAAAVTSITLGRIVFSDHPITSRGRLILALAFGLVFYVVLTCVPYLHVGVIVVAILFAFGGIFVWMMRGLFGSSAEKAKPAAKTA, encoded by the coding sequence GTGCGCAGCATTCTATTCTTGATTCTCGCTGGCGTCTTATCCTTTGCCTTGGTCGATTCCGCACTCGCGGCTGAGTTCCTGTCCGGCCAGGAAGTGACCATTGCCTCCGACGAAACCTGGGACGGAGACGTCTACATCTTCGCTCAGTCGGCCACGGTCGAAGGGACCATCAAGGGAGACCTGGTCGTTTATGCCCAGCGGCTGCACATCTCCGGTACCGTCGAAGGGGGCGTGATCGCGGCGGCTCAAGAGATCTTGCTCGAGGGGACGTATGGCCGTTCCAGCCGTATTGCCTGTCAGGCCGCCAAGGTCGCTTCTGGTACCGAAATGAAGCGAGACCTGGTTGCCGCTTGCTACTCTTTGGAAATCGACAAGGGAGCCACGATCGATGGCGATCTGATCTACGCCGGCTTTCAAGCAATGCTCGGGGGAACCATTCAGGAAGATGTCTGGGCCGCAGTGAATCGCGCCGAAGTTTCCGGCAAGATCGGTCGCGAGTTGAGCATCACAACCGACTCGAATCACCAGCAAGGACCTCCACCTAATCAATATTGGCAAGATATGAAGCTGGTCGTAATTCCCATGGTGTCGCCTGGGCTGACGATTCACGAAGATGCGACCATCGGCGGCAAGCTGACCTATCATTCCCCCACCGAGGTCACGATCGACGACGGGGCCAAAGTGACCGGGCCGATCGAATGGATCGAGCCTGAGAAGCCTGCCCCGCGAGATCCCCAAGATAAGACCGACTACTTCTGGAATCAGCTGAAACGTTACGTCACGTTGCTGGTGATGGGCATTTTGATGGTCGTGTGCTGTCCTGCCACTTGCGGCGGAGCGGTCGATCAAATCGTGCAGCGTCCGATCGTCAGCTTTTTGGCAGGCGTGCTGGCGGTGCCTCTTTCGATCATTGCCTTGGGGGTGGTTGCGGGGTTGATCCTGTTGGTCCCCATGGCGTTTGGCTGGCTGACGCTCGATGGGTTAGCGGTTGCCGGAGCATTGATCGCGGTGTTTGGGATGGTGCTGTATGTGGGCAGCCTGGGGTATTTCTTCGTCTTCGGGGCTGCCGCCGTCACCAGCATTACCCTGGGACGCATCGTCTTTTCCGATCACCCCATCACGTCGCGTGGGCGGTTGATCTTGGCGCTGGCGTTCGGGCTCGTCTTCTACGTCGTACTGACGTGCGTTCCCTATTTGCACGTAGGAGTGATCGTCGTGGCGATTCTGTTCGCGTTCGGCGGGATTTTCGTCTGGATGATGCGAGGCCTGTTCGGCTCGTCAGCCGAAAAAGCCAAGCCGGCGGCGAAGACGGCGTAA
- a CDS encoding MEKHLA domain-containing protein, which produces MPQDHPAAEPWLEHGWPAHLQILLDSYCQLLGDQLVPRSGSAEEDARRVFEAPFVVVSHTASRDPILNFGNQAALRLWKIDVETLLQTPSRMTAEPMHRDERAQLLERTTRDGYVDDYQGIRIATTGRRFRIEKAIVWNLRDAAGTYVGQAATFDQWTFLD; this is translated from the coding sequence TTGCCCCAGGACCACCCTGCCGCGGAGCCATGGCTGGAACACGGCTGGCCCGCCCATCTGCAGATTCTGCTCGATTCGTACTGCCAGCTTCTCGGCGATCAGCTCGTCCCTCGCAGCGGCTCTGCAGAGGAGGATGCCCGACGCGTGTTCGAGGCCCCCTTCGTCGTCGTCTCGCATACCGCGTCCCGCGATCCGATCCTCAACTTCGGCAATCAAGCGGCGCTTCGGCTATGGAAAATCGACGTCGAGACCTTGCTGCAAACCCCGTCGCGCATGACCGCCGAGCCAATGCACCGTGACGAACGCGCGCAGCTGCTGGAGCGCACCACGCGCGATGGCTATGTCGACGACTACCAAGGGATCCGCATCGCCACGACCGGCCGAAGATTTCGCATCGAAAAGGCGATCGTCTGGAACCTGCGCGACGCGGCCGGCACCTATGTCGGTCAGGCCGCAACGTTCGATCAGTGGACGTTTCTTGATTAG
- a CDS encoding leucine-rich repeat domain-containing protein: MKSYDRISPLLLGLLSMGLLALASASALADDKKYESREIGEAIEYLQQNGASVQFYSSQFFQLANPQAERGPISYNINIHTLKPTPENLAPLLVIPRVDRLSLSPSFQRDQLAWNTLIQMSELEALTITGELQEYDLQNLAQFTNLKNLTLHSSNLKPEDLWYLEELTELKHFSLLISGNCQPYFDYLTRLPKLDSLTLRIDSDQPFSLDGIEHLTGLRTLSIDCQETQDSSVKAIGKLTQLQSLSIMRTVLHEEEMELFRGLDQVSYLHLYRCHFKKLPVDAFSGMTALQRVQLSNNEMNDDMLQPLGKLPRLHYLYIRSAPITDEGLKHLHKAPVLRTLQLSATDVTEEGVQALQKERPTTHVIAPIRK, from the coding sequence ATGAAATCTTACGATCGAATATCTCCCCTGCTGCTTGGCCTGCTATCGATGGGGCTGTTGGCACTGGCGTCCGCCAGCGCCCTGGCGGACGACAAGAAGTATGAGTCGCGCGAGATCGGCGAGGCGATCGAATACCTGCAGCAAAACGGCGCGTCGGTGCAGTTCTATTCGTCGCAGTTCTTTCAACTGGCCAATCCCCAGGCCGAGCGTGGACCGATTTCCTACAACATCAACATTCACACGTTGAAACCAACCCCGGAGAACCTGGCACCGCTGCTGGTCATTCCCCGGGTCGATCGCTTGTCGCTGAGCCCCAGTTTTCAGCGCGACCAATTGGCCTGGAACACATTGATCCAGATGAGCGAACTGGAAGCGCTCACGATCACCGGCGAGTTGCAAGAGTACGACCTGCAAAACCTCGCCCAGTTCACCAACCTCAAGAACCTGACGCTTCACTCCAGCAATCTGAAACCGGAAGACCTGTGGTACCTGGAAGAGCTCACCGAGCTGAAACACTTCTCGCTGCTGATCTCCGGCAACTGTCAGCCATACTTCGATTATCTCACTCGGCTCCCGAAGCTCGACAGCTTGACGCTTCGCATCGATTCCGACCAGCCGTTTTCGCTCGATGGCATCGAGCACCTCACAGGGCTCCGCACGCTAAGCATTGATTGCCAGGAGACTCAGGACAGCAGCGTCAAAGCGATCGGCAAGCTGACCCAGCTACAATCGCTGAGCATCATGCGTACCGTCCTTCATGAAGAAGAGATGGAACTCTTTCGCGGGCTCGATCAGGTTTCGTACTTGCACCTGTACCGCTGCCACTTCAAGAAGCTGCCGGTCGATGCGTTCTCGGGCATGACCGCCTTGCAACGGGTACAGCTTTCCAACAACGAGATGAACGACGACATGCTCCAGCCGCTGGGCAAGCTGCCGAGGCTGCATTACCTTTACATTCGCAGTGCCCCGATCACCGACGAAGGGCTGAAACACCTGCACAAAGCTCCCGTCCTGCGGACGCTGCAACTGAGTGCGACCGACGTCACCGAAGAGGGGGTGCAGGCCCTGCAGAAAGAGCGTCCCACGACGCATGTGATTGCCCCGATTAGGAAGTGA
- a CDS encoding leucine-rich repeat domain-containing protein, whose amino-acid sequence MNLPISVLRHWTFSLGLVALMFFSQGASADDRRYESPEIREAVLHLQANGARIHFNIPRDGVRGPIVDTSRPIPYTVNLFAMKATQENLDALLVLPQVERLYLASEFERSEKTWKTLSQFGELEHLYIMDNLKNEDMQYIAEFSNLESLEVRIGEVDADYLWYLEALVNLQRLSIHVDGEDETSFKALPNMPHLSQLVLNLRGEKEVELDGIENLTALKTLNINARAIKGKELQGIAGLPHLEMLTISNVTFDAGELEMFRQMKGLKSLNLTNSNLADDDLSPFAELEKLERLQIYNTKITDDSLAALSDLPELNYLYIRGAEITDEGLKHIAKIPKLQRVYLYTTDITADGVSWLTKERPDMRVSAPIKKN is encoded by the coding sequence ATGAATTTGCCTATATCCGTGCTTCGCCACTGGACGTTCAGCCTCGGTCTCGTTGCCCTGATGTTCTTCTCACAAGGGGCCAGCGCGGACGATCGCCGCTATGAGTCGCCGGAGATCCGTGAAGCGGTTCTGCACCTGCAAGCCAACGGAGCGCGTATCCACTTCAACATCCCGCGCGATGGCGTGCGCGGTCCGATCGTCGATACCTCGCGTCCGATCCCGTACACGGTCAATCTATTCGCGATGAAAGCCACGCAGGAGAACCTGGACGCGCTGTTGGTGCTGCCCCAGGTTGAGCGATTGTACCTGGCCAGCGAGTTCGAGCGGAGTGAGAAGACGTGGAAGACCCTCTCGCAGTTCGGTGAACTCGAACACCTGTACATCATGGACAACCTCAAGAACGAGGATATGCAGTACATCGCCGAGTTCTCGAATCTCGAGTCGCTGGAAGTTCGCATCGGAGAGGTCGATGCCGATTACCTGTGGTACCTCGAAGCGTTGGTCAATCTGCAGCGGCTCTCGATCCATGTCGATGGAGAGGATGAAACCTCGTTCAAAGCGCTACCCAACATGCCGCATCTCTCGCAGTTGGTGCTGAACCTGCGGGGCGAGAAAGAAGTCGAACTGGACGGGATCGAGAATCTGACCGCACTGAAAACCTTGAACATCAACGCTCGGGCGATCAAGGGGAAAGAGTTGCAAGGGATCGCCGGTCTTCCGCACCTGGAAATGCTGACGATCTCGAACGTCACGTTCGACGCCGGCGAACTGGAAATGTTTCGCCAGATGAAGGGCCTGAAGTCCTTGAACCTGACCAACAGCAATTTAGCCGACGACGATCTTTCGCCGTTTGCCGAACTGGAGAAGCTCGAACGTCTACAGATTTACAATACGAAGATCACCGACGATTCGCTGGCCGCGCTTTCCGATCTGCCGGAACTTAACTATCTGTACATTCGCGGAGCGGAAATCACCGACGAGGGACTGAAACACATCGCCAAAATCCCCAAGCTGCAGCGGGTGTATCTTTACACGACCGATATTACGGCCGACGGCGTGAGCTGGCTCACCAAGGAGCGTCCGGATATGCGGGTTTCAGCGCCGATCAAAAAGAACTAA